CTAGACCTCACAAAAGACTTTTCTAAAGCAAACAGATAAAGCAAATTCAAATAGaatagttttctgtttgtttttgcttggttttggatttattttttttccacattcacAAAgcctacacttttttttcacattgaGAAAGTTCATGTAACTACCAATAGACAGAAGGAAGGACATAATCAAGAACTGCAAGGGAACTAACTGTGAAGTGTTTGTACAAACATAGAAGTAGAAGCTTCTCCTTGTTTTTAAACCCacaacttgaaaatatttttgtgaacaATTAGCAGGAAATGGGAAGACAATTATGTGTTTTTGTTGATTCAGgtacagagaaaatgaagaacaggTTTGACAGCCTTGCATGAATCAGTGATAGGACACAATACAATTAGGTGTTACCAGCTTGTCAAAAGGAAGTATGTCAGGTTTTGTTGCATCAGCAAAGCTGTTGACCTCGATGCCACTATGAAAATGTCAGTGCcataggaggggaaaaaaggaaatagaattaTAATATGCCTTGTATTCCCTTTGTAGACAAGGGTGAAGAGGGGTACATTGACAGAGATACTACTGCAAAAGGGGACTTGGCAGAGGTTTTATTTAGCATCTGTATCTTACTATTTAAACTGTTTATTACTTTGAAATAGGAGTTGTggcctttccttctctttcccttccctcccactcTGTTAGGTATGAATAAATTGTCATCTGAGAAAAAGGCATCTTCATGGAGTGGCTCAGTGCTCTGGTGTCTAAGGCATCTGAAGACATCCATTAATTACATCATCACTGTATTTATCCCCTTAACAAGGCTACAAGTCAAGTTTGATCAGGGAAGGGCTATGCCACATCTGACCTCTAAAAAACATAATGTGACACTGacaaaaagcagctcttgctCTCAGTATTTGTTACCACAAGGAATTACCCAAACTGTGCTTCAGCAAGGGATTATGGCaatggtttggggttttattttctattttgaagtTTTTCCAAATCCCCATAGAACACTATTTTCCAAACACAGGATatatggttggactctgtgatcctgagggtgtctttcaactgaaatgattctatgaaattcaACTGAGAGCTCACAGAAAGTGGTCAGGTGCTTGTCCCAGTGAGATCAGACAGCATACCAAATAGCTACAGCTACAGCCAGGATTGCACCCCAAATGAAGTACAAATGCCTTGTTTGAACTCAAGCAAGGACAAATAACTCTACACTTATTGACTTATTTTCCAAAGTTGTAAGAAAATTTAGGGTAAGACTAGACATGAAAGGAAACTGCTAAAACTCTAAGGGCATTTGTCTaagtattaatttaaatttaaaatttaaaaagtattaataaattCACAATAGCTTAAGGCATAGTTTTTCATGTCACTTCAGTTTCTTTGTTCACTTTCACATATCTGTGATACTCTCACTACCTTCGAGTTTGATTCTCTGTGATCCATATCTAGAAAGTCTGCCTCCCAGACCCATGGGTAAGTCAagcagagcagctgaagtcaaATGATTTACAATAGAAAGCTCAGCACACCAGAGAGCAGAATTAgtgctttatttcatttcccCCCACCACACTCCCTTGGCATCTCCGAACACTTGTAGCATGATATTCAAAATGGCTCCAGCCAGCTGCTGTTGAGTAATAATCCAGTTGCCTCAAGATGAGCTACACTGCCTTCAGCTTTGCAATTGATTTCACTCAGTAGTCAGATTATTGCCTTGTAAAGCGACATTCCGACACCATTATTACTTAATTATAGCATGCAATATGCAAGTATTTGGTAGTCATCATCTCTCAAATCTGCTACATAATTTCAATGACCACTGCACATTAGTGGCTTCTTTGAGTGATCAACAGATTCACCGCAGTTCTTTCTAGTGCATCCAGTTGACTGGCAGAAACGAAAACTGCAGGTTGTAAACTAACAGTTAACATTGTGGTTAACTTCGAGAGAAATAATTTGCatgaaagcaaaagaacagTTGTgtaggaaagaggaaaaggactGTGTTTGGTAGAATtagtttctcctgcagcaggaagaaCGAGGgtcagagaacaaaaaaaaaaaccagaaacaggaGGGATAGAGGAGTAAGAAAGTGATCAAGTTAGCTCTTCAGGATTGACCCCATAGAGAAATGTCTATATGACACAAACAAtcaatggcagaaaaaaatcagtttgccATAGTTATCAAAACACTGAGCAGATGGATTATACTTCTGTGGCTTTACCAGTATGTATCCTTCTAGATCCTATGTTTAAAATCTGCACCTGATGAACAGAAAGGCATTTTAGTTGTGCAAGAACATGTATATTGTGCTCTTACTTAAGTCTTTGGATGCTATAGTTGTTCAAAGCCAAGCCAGGGTGTTTTAGGGCTATATTCCTGGAAGTCGTGTGAATTCCCTGGATTCTGCCTGGGCTAGATAGACTTGATCATCAGTGGGCCTGATCAGAATGAGAAAGAGCTTTTTGGCACTTGATACATGAGAGATCCAAGAAGCCTTACACAAGCAACTCAACCACCTTTCACTATACCCACTTTTAAACCATTTACCCTCATGCCTTTGAAATGGGGCACTCGCCAAAAACCGCTACAAGGAGCAGACCAGCCGAGCAAGTGAAACAGTcgggaaggcaggcaggcatgACAGTGTCGTTATGAATTTGTGTTGGCAGTTAGGACAAGTTCATTTGTCACAGGGTGATCAGCTCAGataagagagaggaaagaaagtgaATAATTGGCACTTATTTTTCCCAGTCAGAAATTCTTTGGTGATCCTTGTCCGCAAGAGCTAAAGGTTTTCAGCAGCCattgtttctgccttttgcttaGGAAAATGGAACAGTGAAAAAGATCATTAGCCAGATGACACAGAATCTCCTGATGGCCCTCTCCACACGGAGCCAGTACCAGGAAATCAGAGAGAAATTCCGGCAACCTGTTACTGACAAAGGCACCATCCTCAAAACCAAGCCACAGTCAACTCAAAAGGACATTCTGAGCGTGTGCTGTGACCCTCTGATCTTGGCGCAGCAGCTGACCTATATCGAACTGGTGAGACACTCATTTatgtgaattatttcattttccatttactAAATATTATTATACTCATCAATATGCATTTTGCTAAGTCTTCACTGAAATCATCCAGTGTTTTAATCAAAAATACCAAGTATTTATTAATAACAAGACCAATTATGTACACGAATAGAAATACCTCAGTCATCTACACTGTAGGAACTTTAATAAGTTACCAAAACATTCTCCTAACTTTGGCTtttttgatgtgtttttcactGAACTCCCTGTTAGTCTGTACAGTGACAATCTCTAATCTCTCCAAACACAGGAAAGGGTGAGCAACATTTACCCAGAGGATCTAATGCAGATTGTCAGCCACATGGACTCCCTGGATAACCACAAGGTACAAGAAcgaagggaaaaagaaacaaagaataatGAGACTAAAGAACCTCCATGATTCAAGTATACCCCAAGCAAGAAACAGTGACATTTTCTAATCTTCAATAAGCTCATGCCTTAGAGAAAGATCCGAAAAGACTTTATCAAGACATGAAAAGGAAGTTTATCCTTTGGTATGTTGACTTTATCACGATACAGGATAGGATTAACATGTGGCCTGTTCTCTTGCAGTGCCGAGGTGATGTGACCAAAACCTATAATTTGGAGGCCTACGACAATTGGTTCAATTGTCTCAGCATGCTGGTGGCTACAGAGATTTGCCGGGTAGGTATTTGTAGAAAACAAGATATTAAAGGGATTCTGGCCTTAAGGACAACAGGCAGGCAGTGGTCTAAGAGAGACTAATGTTTATTAGCAGTGCAGTTAAAGATAACGGCACTACTCAAGCATTAAATTATTTGCATGCCTATATGATTAAGAGTTCATGGCTATGTTGGGTTTGCATGTAATCTCTAGTTCTGTGTAGTCACACAGCAAAATGGAACTTGTGTGGGGTTTGAGTTAGGAgttcttttggatttttttttttatttaatacatCCATAAATTCTCAAAGATACTCATTGTTAAACACAGATTTACTAATAAACTGATGCCCTTCCACTGCATTTAGTTATCATTACACTGtcatatattaatttttgttgtaGAAAAATCAGGAACAAGCTTCCTTCAAATGTCTGGAAAGAAAGTGGACTACTGGAGGGGTCATATAAGAAGCAAAGAAATAGAAGGTGTACTGCCCCAGAAACCTCTGATATATTGATCCAAATCTCTTAAGATTTCCTGCTCTCACAGAAACTTATTACCAAAACACACCAAGATATCTTTCAGAGCCGGCTGGTATGGCTAATACATTTAGTAAACCAGTCAAACAAAAGATTTTAGTACAGCAAGGGCTAAGCCAAGCTGTTGACTACTGAACCATTTTTCTTTAGATAGGACTCAGAAACTGAAGTATTTAGCTaagaggtttgtttttaaaaaaaagaaaaagagaattccCTGGTGAAGTAGTCTGCAGTCACCACTCAAAACCCAATTTTGTATAAGCCAGACTGAACTTCTAAATGTAAATATGGGAAAGATTTTTAAGAATGAATGTAATCTAGGCAATAATACTAACTTTTCAAATtaaagcaagagagaaatatTGATGGCTTTTAGAAACAAAGTCTGGAGACAGTGCTACATGTTAATTTTGCTTTGCCATTTATAAAAGAATCTGCAAAGCAGATATTCAGCATCACTTACTAGATCCTTTGCATGAGCGGGAATTTGTATATTGGGTCGTCATCACTACCTGCTCTCAAGAGTtcatttatagaatcatagagtagtttgggttggaagggaccttcaaagttcatctagtccaatgcccctgcaatgagcaatTTAAGAGTATACAcagtaaaatgacaaaaatcaaGACGTGGCAATTGTTCTTTCTCACATTGAGGTTACATGCCTCAGTCTTAAGTCTGTCTACTGCTTTCCCCCTTCTTCagaggtttcatttttttgtataTGTTCTTTCTGACAGTAGCTTCACATTATCTCCCTTTTCCAGTAACAGCAATTTGCTGAAAGTGTCCAGCTTGTTTATACAAGATTCCCTAAGACATTGAACTTTATGTATAAACAAAAATTTAGACTGTCCCATGACTAGACAAGTATTTGATGGTAGCCCCAAATACTTCTGCTATTTCATGAAAAACTAATCTTAACAAAATACCCTTAGGCCTATATCATAATAAGATTTAGCTGAATAAAGTCTTGAAATGTCTATTCAATCAACTTGTTACAATGCCTTTGACTGAACATCCCACCCAAAATTTAGGCCATCCCTTCCCTCTTAAGAgatcttgggtttttttccaggttgtaaagaaaaagcagcGTACAAGAATGGTGGAATTTTTCATTGATGTGGCAAGAGAATGCTTCAATATTGGAAACTTCAACTCAATGATGGCTATTATCTGTGAGTATCCTTAACACAGATGACAAAAAGCACCCCATCTTACAACCTGACTAGCAAGACTACGCTCTATTCTTGCCCTAAATTGGCTGACCACATCGGCACACACACTTCTACAGGGGCAGAATGTACCAGTGGCAGATTAACATGTGGGTGGGCAAGTGTTTCTGTGTGTCAAGCTGAACCGTTTACGTATCACCACCAcatattttggaaaacacaGTTATGTTAGCCCTATATTTTTTCAACCTAgtagtttgtttctttgtctcCTCTCCCATTCAGCTGGCATGAACTTGAGCCCCGTGGCACGGCTAAAGAAAACTTGGTCCAAGGTCAAAACAGCCAAATTTGATGTTTTGGAGGTATGTATAAAGTTTAGACTTTATATAGAAATCCACCAAATAGTTTCATCCAAACCTCTGCTGTGGAATTACTAAAATATCACAGAGGCACCTCTGTCAGTAGTCACCAGCATATAAACATTAGTGAGAGAATTCCTGAATTTCAAACTTCCTACCTGCCTGCAAGAAAAGTGGGTGCAAGTTTTCTTTAGGTTACCTCTTCCTTGCATGTATTTTTCCAATTTAACAAGGTAATTGTCACTCAAGTGAATGCCATTTTGCTACCCTTAAAACTAATTAGAGTGCTCCATCTAGTGGAGATCTGAATTAAAACCAAGATgaaatttttttcccaatagtCATTTATCATTTCCTTTCAGTCTTCCGTTAACGATTGAAACAAAGCATAAACGTAAAGCTAGTACAGAACTCTCAAACAagataaaaattagaaaaaccCAAATCCAGACCTAATCAGTATAAGGTACTCCATCTCGAAAGTTTAAAAGGACACCCAACAAATTCATAAAGAATGAACTCTCCCATAGTTAcattgaagatttttttttaatttaggaaaCATGTATTACTTgactgtgttttttcccccataaaaACAGCATCACATGGATCCATCCAGCAACTTTTGTAATTACCGCACAGCCCTGCAAGGAGCAGCACAGCGATCCCAGACTGCCAACAGCAATCGAGAGAAAATAGTTATCCCGGTGTTCAACCTGTTTATTAAAGATATCTATTTTCTGCACAAAATACATACGAACCGCTTGCCCAATGGGCAGATCAACTTCAAGGTAGGACTTTACTATTACAGAAACTGTAATGCTAGTGAAGTATTGCACATTACAAACATTTGCCAGTTTTTAACTTGTACCTCGCTATATTACCAATTCTTTCAGCATTGCTGTGATCTAAGCATAAAGCGAAATCATTATCTAGGAGAAATTATTTCACCAAATTTCTGTGAAAGCTAGCACTTGCAGTTGCCGTGTTTATATTACACACCTAGCAGATACAGAAGAGAATCCATAAAATTGCTTGGAATGTAACTGACTTCAGTTAAAAGATTATATTTAGAATGTACTGGAATCGTGActatttttcattagttttacATGAAATGGGACAGAtgcactgaaaaatgtaaaattcacATAACTGATTGAAATGACATTAATTTGTTACCAAAACTCATGCAAGAAATGattgagaagaaaagaagaatttcagAAGCCAACCCCTCagcattaaaaattacttaagTAATATAGAAATAGTCTAATGTTAGTGAATTGGAACATGAAATCTCTTCAAGGAATGTTGTACTCAtgcaacatttaaaataaggaaagacATTGAAATCAAGAAATGTAAGAATTTTAGTGTACCACCTATGATGGCAGACAAAAATTTGCCACTCCTCAGCCCTGCACCTGCCTTATGTTCAAAAGGAATTGTGGAAAGCGGAAGGCAgtaaaggatggaaaaaaagcttttctgtagCAGCAAGCTGTCACACCTGATCAAATTGTCATAGGTAACTTCACCCTAAATCATCAGTGTCCGCTGATGTAACCTCATCAGGTTAGCCAGCTATAAACACTACATATGATCAGCAAATGGTATTTAGAAGATCTTCAAGGGAGTTTCTTCAAGTTCTGGGTTCTCTCTCCCTGACTAATAAGCATACATATCCAAAATACCACAGCTTGTCAAAAGTGCTTTTGCACCTTTTTTGTCATTATTAAGGCTGGGGAGGGTGACACATAGAATATACAAGACAAACCCTAAATAATTATTCATTTCTTAAAATCCTAGGAAGGAAGGGCTATCTATAGTTTCTATATATTATTTTGATAGTTTCTTAAATTTAGGAAGtgctttatgaaaaaaatcagatgtcaCATTTCATTTAAGTTGAAGGCTGGAAATGTAAAAagtaaagtaaataaaaatcatttCCTGACCGGTTCCACTTGCAGGCTCATTTAGAGATTACACACAGAAAGCAGGCCAATGGCACTTTATTATATATGAGAAAAGGTTGATGATGTAAAGAATTGAATGCAAAAGACCAGGTGGTTAGCCGGGATCCACTGTTCTGAAATCAAGAGGCTAACAGGTGAAGAACTAGGAGCAAGAAGAGGGGGAGATGAAGGGAGCAGTAGAGAAGAAAGGGTAACAAGG
The genomic region above belongs to Caloenas nicobarica isolate bCalNic1 chromosome 7, bCalNic1.hap1, whole genome shotgun sequence and contains:
- the RASGEF1A gene encoding ras-GEF domain-containing family member 1A, encoding MCTAPRKMRETMPQTPIFSSMLGSSCSGQVQPDMGERCVDPVYQDGNLVSGSLEALIERLVPTMDYYPDRTYIFTFLLSSRVFIHPHELLAKVGQICIKQKQQLETGTEAEKAKLKSFAAKIIQLLKEWTETFPYDFQDEKSMKELKEIAHRITQCDEENGTVKKIISQMTQNLLMALSTRSQYQEIREKFRQPVTDKGTILKTKPQSTQKDILSVCCDPLILAQQLTYIELERVSNIYPEDLMQIVSHMDSLDNHKCRGDVTKTYNLEAYDNWFNCLSMLVATEICRVVKKKQRTRMVEFFIDVARECFNIGNFNSMMAIISGMNLSPVARLKKTWSKVKTAKFDVLEHHMDPSSNFCNYRTALQGAAQRSQTANSNREKIVIPVFNLFIKDIYFLHKIHTNRLPNGQINFKKFWEISRQIHDFLTWKQVECPFEKDKKIQSYLLTAPIYSEEALFIASFESEGPENHMEKDSWKTLRTTLLNRA